CGGATGGGTGAGTCGCTAGCCGCGCCCCGTACGCCAACGCTTCCCTGTCATCTGGACCGCCGAGGAATACAGCCATCACTTGGTGCATTGTCGCGTCTTCTTCGGCTGGCTCCTCTACTGAACCCTGATCCTCCTCGGTCGCCGTCTTCCTCTCTGCAATGATATTGCTGCGACGCTCAATAAGGATCCCGACGGTGCACGGCGCGGTCTGTAGGATCCGTTGGTTGAGCTCTCGACGGCCCTCGCGGCGGCACACCATACGGCCATCGTAGCGCAGCTCCTTGTGGAATGGCACGATGAGGATTGACGCGCGGGCGTCCTCAACACCGTGGCACACATCGACATCCATGGAGATGAGGTTGGAGATGGCTCTCAACTGGCGCACCGGGATTAAAGTATCGTTGGTGAAGGTGTTGACCGCAGCCACCACCTGGTCAATCTCACGGGTGTAGCCCCACCGGTGGCtatcgtcatcgtcgtcgccaCCGGCGTGGTAGAGATGTGTGATGGCATACTTGCGCGAGGTCATGAGCTCGATGAGGTGGAGGAGGTATATGGCTATCGGCGTGGTGCCCTCTGAGAGCTCGGCGAGCGTGAGCATGGCATGGACGCTTTCGGCGCCGTGGACGCAGGCAAGGACGCGGAGCTCCCGGTCCACCTTAAGGTCTTGTAGGCAGTTCGAGCGGTAGCGGAAGGCACGACGTTGTTGGCGGACAATCGCTGCGGATGCTGGGCCGGCCatgaaggtgttgatgatcaAGGACAAGAGAAGCACGCCCTGTGCCGCCTCACCCCAGATCCCAATCGAATCCCCGAGGTTGATAGCAAGGATATCCGCATAGCCCTTGACGTTGACCAAGAAGCCAAGCACGAGCGTTTCCTGTGCCGGGATGCCAATCAATCGCCCTGCCAGCACCGTGCCAATCACCCTCCCAGCGGTGCCGAGTAGCGTGGTGAAGGCCACAATGATGATGAGCCGGCTGGTGGTGAAGCGTCCAATCTTTGCAAAGTTGAGCCTGGCGCCGATGGCCCCGAAGCAGAGCGGCATGATGAGCTGGTGCACTGGGTAGGTGAGGTCGTCAATGAGCGTGCGTGTCGTGGGGCCGTCCTGGGGCATGGCGAGGCCGATGAGGAAGGCGGTCATGGAGGCGCTGTACCCGAAGATCTGGACGTGCTGCGAGATGCCGACGATGAGCACGAGCATCCCGCACAGCTCGTACTTGTTGATGTACTGCCGCCCCTGCTTCATCTTGTTGAGCAGCCCGGCGATCCACACCACCACGCGCACGGCGATCCATACATTGAAAGCCATCCAAAGGAACACCATCGCCTTCACGGCCGGCAGAGAGGAAAACCGAGCGGGCTGTGGCATGGCCTTGCCGTCCTTGTCG
The Brachypodium distachyon strain Bd21 chromosome 2, Brachypodium_distachyon_v3.0, whole genome shotgun sequence genome window above contains:
- the LOC100823977 gene encoding cation/H(+) antiporter 1: MEDAGTVLGNAIYYLRIVFMFFIGLEMDLRYLRRYLRASLVVASGGSALCFLLAAAAGPFFFGLLHPGGPGQHPFYPGSIYASTTLYMVVLTSTASPVLIRIVTELKLTASETGQLAIGTAFANDIASLAVISMMVITPTTYDKDGKAMPQPARFSSLPAVKAMVFLWMAFNVWIAVRVVVWIAGLLNKMKQGRQYINKYELCGMLVLIVGISQHVQIFGYSASMTAFLIGLAMPQDGPTTRTLIDDLTYPVHQLIMPLCFGAIGARLNFAKIGRFTTSRLIIIVAFTTLLGTAGRVIGTVLAGRLIGIPAQETLVLGFLVNVKGYADILAINLGDSIGIWGEAAQGVLLLSLIINTFMAGPASAAIVRQQRRAFRYRSNCLQDLKVDRELRVLACVHGAESVHAMLTLAELSEGTTPIAIYLLHLIELMTSRKYAITHLYHAGGDDDDDSHRWGYTREIDQVVAAVNTFTNDTLIPVRQLRAISNLISMDVDVCHGVEDARASILIVPFHKELRYDGRMVCRREGRRELNQRILQTAPCTVGILIERRSNIIAERKTATEEDQGSVEEPAEEDATMHQVMAVFLGGPDDREALAYGARLATHPSVRVMVARFLLAEADMDNNNSEAEDPLMSTELDGSDDDAITMVVGEEDEEAMEDEKFMADFYARFVAPEHVSYTERYVSNGLEMVESLGSMAGMCSLFVVGKGGGGGAAAKMTSGMGGMEVECPELGPVGELLSSDDLLGCCASVLVLRQHKVRRKVESE